In the genome of Synergistes jonesii, one region contains:
- a CDS encoding ribosomal L7Ae/L30e/S12e/Gadd45 family protein codes for MPLNELAQSTRCAGANSVLRKIARGEAVKIFLAADTDAKLKDKINLAARESNIPVEIAEDSQQLGRACAVPRKTAVAAILKW; via the coding sequence GTGCCTTTAAACGAGTTGGCGCAAAGTACGCGCTGCGCGGGAGCGAACAGCGTGCTGAGGAAGATCGCAAGAGGCGAAGCGGTAAAAATTTTTCTCGCGGCGGATACAGACGCCAAACTGAAAGATAAAATAAACCTCGCGGCGAGAGAGAGTAATATCCCCGTGGAAATCGCGGAGGATTCACAACAACTGGGAAGAGCGTGCGCCGTGCCGAGGAAAACGGCCGTCGCTGCGATTCTTAAATGGTAA
- the rpsL gene encoding 30S ribosomal protein S12, protein MPTISQLIRNGREEKRHRSSAPALQENPQRRGVCTRVYTVTPKKPNSALRKVARVRLTNGIEVTAYIPGVGHNLQEHSVVLVRGGRVKDLPGVRYHIIRGTLDCGGVENRRQSRSLYGARRPK, encoded by the coding sequence TTGCCAACAATTAGCCAGCTTATCCGTAACGGCAGGGAGGAAAAAAGGCATCGTTCGAGCGCCCCTGCTCTTCAGGAAAACCCGCAGCGTCGCGGCGTATGCACCCGCGTTTACACTGTGACCCCGAAGAAGCCGAACTCTGCTCTCCGCAAGGTCGCCCGTGTGCGCCTTACAAACGGAATCGAAGTCACAGCTTATATACCGGGAGTCGGACACAACCTTCAGGAACACTCTGTGGTTCTCGTCCGTGGGGGTCGTGTCAAGGACCTTCCCGGCGTTCGCTACCACATTATTCGTGGTACGCTCGACTGCGGCGGAGTTGAGAACCGCCGCCAGAGCCGTTCGCTCTACGGCGCGCGCAGACCGAAATAA
- the rpsG gene encoding 30S ribosomal protein S7: MPRKGHVKKRVTPPDSVYANASVTKFINCLMLDGKKSTAEKILYGALNLAGSRLNIEPAEVFEKAMANVRPLVEVRPRRVGGATYQVPVEVKPDRAQALAIRWIISYSRARKGIPMVERLAREFGDACKGEGGSVKKREDTHRMAEANRAFAHYRW, from the coding sequence ATGCCGCGTAAAGGTCATGTGAAAAAACGTGTTACACCGCCCGATTCGGTCTACGCGAACGCCTCAGTTACAAAGTTCATCAACTGCCTTATGCTCGACGGAAAGAAGAGCACGGCTGAGAAGATTTTGTACGGGGCGCTGAATCTGGCAGGAAGCAGGCTCAACATTGAGCCCGCGGAAGTATTTGAAAAAGCGATGGCAAATGTCAGGCCGCTTGTGGAAGTCCGCCCCCGCCGCGTAGGCGGCGCGACCTATCAAGTGCCCGTCGAGGTTAAGCCCGACAGGGCGCAGGCTTTGGCGATTCGCTGGATCATCAGCTATTCGCGTGCCCGCAAAGGCATCCCGATGGTCGAGCGTCTCGCGAGAGAGTTCGGCGACGCCTGCAAGGGCGAAGGCGGTTCTGTCAAGAAGCGCGAAGATACGCACCGCATGGCGGAAGCGAACCGCGCGTTTGCGCATTACCGCTGGTAG
- the fusA gene encoding elongation factor G: MQGIDLSTVRNIGIAAHIDAGKTTTTERILFYTGRKHKLGETHEGAATMDWMEQERERGITITSAATTCFWGDCLINIIDTPGHVDFTVEVERSMRVLDGAVSVFCAVGGVEPQSETVWRQADKYGVPRIAFVNKMDRVGADFSAVVAQMRKRLGAKAVPIQIPIGVEDGFSGMVDLVNRKAIIYDDTLGTEFHTADIPPQLEEEAEIARLEMLEMLADYDDEMMELYLEGSEIPVEMIKRVIRKATIGLDIVPVLCGSAFKNKGVQPLLDAVVAYLPSPLDMPHIVAVDPDDTSNEIEVKAAANEPFAALAFKIMVDPFVGRLAFCRIYSGHIESGMSVYNPNTRRSERVGRILRMHANKREEMDGAQAGLIVAIPGLKQVRTGDTLCDEKRPVLLENLTFPEPVISLSVEPMSKADQIKLAKGLEALSEEDPTFRVSVNEDTGQTLISGMGELHLEIIVDRLRREFSVEVKVGRPQVAYREAIRKPARAQGKFVRQTGGKGQYGDVVLEIEPLAGGSGFEWEDRIVGGAVPKEYIPAAQKGVEDALNNGVLGGYPVIGIKVAIVDGSYHEVDSSEMAFRIAGSMAVKEALKKADPVLMEPVMSVEVVVPEEYMGDVIGDLSSRRGRVAEMGMRANARIVKAFVPLASMFGYATDLRSKTSGRASYTMSFDHYEEVPRSVAEELLKG, from the coding sequence ATGCAGGGCATCGACTTGAGTACAGTGCGCAATATAGGAATAGCTGCGCATATAGATGCAGGCAAAACGACGACGACGGAGCGCATCCTCTTCTATACTGGCCGTAAGCACAAGCTGGGGGAGACCCATGAAGGCGCGGCTACTATGGACTGGATGGAGCAGGAGCGCGAACGCGGCATTACCATCACGTCGGCGGCTACGACCTGTTTCTGGGGCGATTGCCTTATAAACATAATTGATACACCCGGACACGTGGACTTCACAGTCGAGGTGGAACGTTCCATGCGCGTGCTTGACGGCGCGGTATCGGTCTTCTGTGCAGTCGGCGGCGTTGAGCCTCAGTCCGAGACGGTCTGGCGTCAGGCCGACAAATACGGTGTACCGAGGATAGCTTTCGTCAACAAAATGGACAGGGTCGGCGCGGATTTTTCCGCCGTCGTAGCGCAGATGAGAAAGCGCCTCGGCGCGAAGGCCGTGCCCATTCAGATACCGATCGGAGTCGAAGACGGATTCAGCGGAATGGTGGATCTCGTCAACCGTAAGGCGATAATTTACGACGACACGCTCGGCACCGAGTTCCATACGGCCGACATACCGCCTCAGCTCGAAGAAGAAGCGGAAATAGCGCGCCTGGAAATGCTAGAGATGCTTGCCGATTACGACGACGAAATGATGGAGCTTTACCTCGAAGGCTCCGAGATTCCCGTCGAGATGATTAAAAGGGTCATCAGAAAGGCGACCATAGGGCTTGACATCGTTCCGGTCCTCTGCGGTTCGGCGTTCAAAAACAAGGGAGTGCAGCCTCTGCTTGACGCCGTCGTGGCTTATCTGCCAAGTCCTCTCGACATGCCTCATATCGTAGCAGTCGACCCGGACGACACCTCTAATGAGATAGAGGTCAAGGCCGCGGCGAACGAGCCTTTCGCTGCTTTGGCTTTCAAGATAATGGTCGACCCGTTCGTCGGCAGGCTTGCTTTTTGCCGCATTTACTCCGGCCATATCGAAAGCGGCATGTCCGTCTATAACCCGAATACGCGCCGCAGCGAGCGCGTCGGGCGCATACTCCGTATGCACGCCAACAAGCGCGAGGAAATGGACGGCGCCCAGGCGGGACTTATAGTAGCTATCCCGGGGCTTAAGCAGGTACGCACGGGCGACACGCTCTGCGACGAGAAGCGTCCCGTGCTTCTTGAAAACCTCACCTTCCCGGAGCCGGTCATATCGCTATCGGTGGAGCCTATGAGCAAAGCCGACCAAATCAAGCTCGCGAAGGGACTCGAAGCGCTCTCCGAAGAAGACCCGACCTTCCGCGTTTCCGTCAACGAAGACACGGGGCAGACGCTTATCAGCGGTATGGGAGAGCTTCACCTGGAAATCATCGTCGACCGTCTGCGCCGCGAATTCAGCGTAGAGGTCAAGGTCGGGCGTCCGCAGGTGGCCTACCGCGAGGCGATACGCAAGCCAGCGCGCGCTCAGGGCAAATTTGTCAGGCAGACCGGCGGCAAGGGGCAGTACGGCGACGTAGTGCTGGAGATAGAGCCTCTTGCGGGTGGCAGCGGCTTTGAGTGGGAAGACAGAATCGTCGGCGGAGCTGTCCCGAAGGAATACATCCCGGCCGCCCAGAAGGGCGTCGAGGATGCTCTCAACAACGGCGTGCTCGGCGGTTATCCTGTGATCGGCATAAAGGTCGCCATAGTCGACGGAAGCTATCATGAGGTCGACAGCTCCGAAATGGCGTTCCGCATAGCCGGTTCGATGGCCGTAAAAGAGGCCCTTAAAAAGGCTGACCCGGTCCTTATGGAGCCTGTAATGAGCGTTGAGGTCGTAGTTCCCGAAGAGTACATGGGCGACGTGATAGGAGACCTTTCATCGCGTCGCGGTAGGGTGGCCGAGATGGGTATGCGCGCGAACGCAAGAATCGTCAAGGCATTCGTGCCGCTTGCGTCTATGTTCGGGTACGCGACGGATCTCAGAAGCAAAACGTCGGGGCGTGCTTCATACACAATGAGCTTCGACCACTACGAGGAAGTTCCCCGCAGCGTGGCCGAAGAACTGCTTAAGGGTTAA